In the genome of Gemmatimonas sp., one region contains:
- a CDS encoding serine/threonine-protein kinase codes for MSENTAHHAEDAELRAHVEQALSAAYELDQEIGRGGMGIVYRARDRRLKRHVAIKLLPPELSFRRDVRSRFLREAETAAQLSHPNIVPIYSVDEVGNLVFFVMACIDGDNLATLVQKRGPLPVDSVRRWLGEVADALAYAHSRGVVHRDIKPDNILLDGIDGRALVTDFGIARAATDSGETSRLTATGMAIGTPAYMSPEQASGDRDLDARSDLYSLGIVAYQMLCGEPPFVGGTTPALLVKHLAEAPVPIQQRRADAPPDLAAIVMRLLEKNPDHRFQQATELSQALRTGVVPPAPAGATSASVPLSTAPVSFNGAPIGGMPMGGMPMPGNGNSGYQAAPYPAPGYQAPAYSPRTLTTAPAGFGTAAPAPGGATVPSYGYGPRNDDAYIPTTEDRARWEAPRVVKFRRQLVPYLFVNFAFLVIAIFGDSSFGSVTTIWTIFLVWQYTKLWTDGYDWKDVLRQPKHRLFGEVLEDITNSVWATFSSRKREELRAQGKLTNRLAGALTLGGANAPVPLAAGGRVAPALPVRDQELGAYLPLVRAARADREEIGRLLATLPAEDLQRIPDVANTAIDLVQKLEAITKDLVRLEATLAPELLTRTEQEIDTLEQEANPLDTTRSEARVRRLAQLRRERRALVDGQAKLQARRGQVDSCRLALENVRLDLVRLRTGNSSVQSVTLVAEQAMQMAREVDIAVQAVNEVRDLASPRTASRGA; via the coding sequence GTGTCCGAAAACACCGCCCATCACGCCGAAGACGCCGAACTGCGTGCCCACGTGGAGCAGGCGCTCAGCGCCGCCTACGAGCTCGACCAGGAAATCGGCCGTGGCGGCATGGGCATCGTGTATCGTGCGCGCGATCGTCGTCTCAAGCGGCACGTCGCCATCAAGCTGCTGCCGCCGGAGCTGTCGTTCCGGCGTGACGTGCGGTCGCGGTTTCTCCGCGAGGCGGAAACGGCGGCGCAGCTGAGTCACCCGAACATCGTGCCCATCTACTCGGTCGACGAGGTGGGCAACCTGGTGTTCTTCGTCATGGCATGCATCGACGGGGACAACCTCGCCACGCTCGTGCAGAAGCGTGGCCCGTTGCCCGTGGACAGCGTGCGGCGCTGGCTGGGCGAAGTTGCCGATGCGCTGGCGTACGCGCACTCGCGCGGCGTGGTGCACCGCGACATCAAGCCCGACAACATCCTGCTTGACGGCATCGACGGGCGTGCGCTGGTCACTGACTTCGGCATCGCGCGGGCCGCCACGGACAGCGGAGAAACGTCGCGGCTCACGGCTACCGGGATGGCCATCGGCACGCCGGCGTACATGAGTCCGGAGCAGGCGTCGGGCGATCGCGATCTCGACGCGCGCAGTGACCTCTATTCACTGGGCATCGTGGCCTACCAGATGCTGTGTGGCGAACCGCCGTTCGTGGGCGGCACCACGCCGGCGCTGCTGGTCAAGCATCTGGCCGAGGCGCCGGTCCCCATTCAGCAGCGTCGCGCCGATGCCCCGCCGGACCTGGCGGCCATCGTGATGCGGCTGCTGGAAAAGAACCCCGATCATCGGTTCCAGCAGGCCACCGAGTTGTCGCAGGCTCTGCGGACGGGCGTGGTGCCACCCGCGCCGGCGGGAGCCACCTCGGCCAGCGTGCCGTTGTCCACCGCGCCCGTCTCGTTCAACGGCGCGCCCATTGGCGGCATGCCCATGGGTGGTATGCCCATGCCCGGGAATGGCAACAGTGGCTACCAGGCCGCGCCGTATCCGGCCCCCGGGTATCAGGCACCGGCCTATTCGCCGCGTACGCTCACCACGGCCCCGGCGGGGTTCGGCACCGCCGCGCCCGCGCCCGGTGGCGCCACGGTTCCGTCGTATGGCTATGGGCCGCGCAACGACGATGCGTACATCCCCACCACCGAAGACCGTGCCCGGTGGGAGGCGCCGCGCGTCGTGAAGTTCCGGCGCCAGCTCGTGCCGTACCTGTTCGTCAATTTCGCGTTCCTCGTCATCGCGATCTTCGGCGACTCCAGCTTCGGCAGCGTGACGACGATCTGGACGATCTTCTTGGTTTGGCAGTACACGAAGCTCTGGACCGACGGCTACGACTGGAAGGACGTGCTGCGGCAGCCCAAGCATCGGCTCTTCGGCGAAGTGCTGGAAGACATCACGAACAGCGTGTGGGCGACCTTCAGCAGCAGGAAGCGCGAAGAGCTGCGGGCGCAGGGCAAGCTCACCAATCGGCTCGCCGGCGCCCTCACGCTGGGCGGCGCGAACGCGCCCGTGCCCCTGGCCGCTGGTGGACGTGTGGCCCCGGCCCTGCCGGTGCGCGATCAGGAACTGGGCGCGTATCTGCCGCTCGTGCGCGCGGCACGTGCCGATCGCGAAGAAATCGGCCGGCTGCTGGCCACACTCCCCGCTGAGGATCTCCAGCGCATCCCCGATGTGGCCAACACCGCCATCGATCTGGTGCAGAAGCTCGAGGCCATCACCAAGGATCTCGTGCGCCTGGAGGCCACGCTGGCTCCCGAGCTGCTGACGCGTACGGAGCAGGAGATCGACACGCTGGAGCAGGAGGCGAACCCGCTCGACACGACGCGCAGCGAGGCCCGCGTGCGCCGGCTGGCACAGCTGCGCCGCGAGCGGCGGGCGCTGGTCGATGGTCAGGCCAAGCTGCAGGCGCGACGGGGGCAGGTGGACAGCTGCCGCCTGGCACTCGAGAACGTGCGCCTCGATCTGGTGCGCCTGCGCACCGGCAACAGTTCGGTGCAAAGCGTGACGCTCGTGGCGGAACAGGCGATGCAGATGGCCCGCGAGGTGGACATCGCCGTGCAGGCGGTGAACGAGGTGCGCGACCTCGCGTCGCCGCGCACGGCGTCGCGCGGCGCCTGA
- the lon gene encoding endopeptidase La, translating into MSQRQTLPVLPLRGTVMFPGITAPIAAGRPGTLRAIETALKGDRLVFAVAQRDNTEEPTADILFSTGVIARIGQVQRGLGGVQLLLQGEQRATALHYGEQDGYLTSVIVPAEEMMPLDLKDPAFTALHKEARERAAELGEKRGLPEEVVHQVLDSVEDAGRFADLVAGYIELTVPEKQGLLETLSVEERLRRVLVHVQRQIGLLEAQEDIKSQVQEELGERQREMFLREQLKAIQKELGDDDTGKEISELREKLSKLLLPKEARAEVERELGRLERAGRESMEAQVIRTYLEWIAELPWNTRSDDHLELARAGEILDEDHYGLKDVKDRVLEFLAVRQLRAQQVAAEVATTGEFPVSKLKGEATDATPTLGNGEEDRQITDTREAKARAMARGPILLFNGPPGVGKTSIAKSIARALGREYVRVALGGARDEADIRGHRRTYVGAMPGRIIQGMKQAGTRNPVFLLDEVDKLGQSYQGDPSSALLEVLDPAQNDSFTDHYLGVPFDLSEVLFIATSNFIQNIPGPLLDRMEVVEFSGYTEREKAEIAKTYLVPRQLEESGLSNRELSFTDDAIMKVISEYTRESGVRQLERQLGAVSRKVARRVAMGDTATIDDKVISAGEVRELLGRPKVHPERAAEHDEVGISTGMYYTPMGGDIMFVEASIRRGTAPQTRDDDTNVVRVGPISLILTGQLGDVMKESARAALTYATNNAEVLGIPAERVASASEAHIHVPAGAIPKDGPSAGIAIATALVSEMSNRKVRRDVSMTGEITLRGRVLPIGGVKEKVLGAHRAGITEVIVPKANEADLEDVPEEVRRQLTFHCVETLRDVLKIALVQAPVAEDVEELVGV; encoded by the coding sequence ATGAGTCAGCGCCAGACCCTCCCCGTCCTCCCGTTGCGTGGGACGGTCATGTTTCCCGGTATCACGGCCCCCATCGCCGCCGGGCGACCCGGAACCCTGCGTGCCATTGAAACGGCGCTCAAGGGCGACCGGCTCGTCTTCGCGGTGGCGCAGCGGGACAACACCGAGGAGCCCACCGCCGATATCCTGTTCAGCACCGGCGTCATTGCACGGATCGGCCAGGTACAGCGGGGCCTCGGCGGCGTGCAGCTGTTGCTGCAGGGTGAACAGCGCGCCACCGCCCTGCACTATGGCGAGCAGGACGGCTATCTCACGTCCGTCATCGTGCCCGCCGAAGAGATGATGCCGCTCGATCTCAAGGATCCGGCGTTCACGGCGCTCCACAAGGAAGCCCGCGAGCGCGCCGCAGAGCTTGGCGAGAAGCGGGGATTGCCCGAGGAGGTCGTGCATCAGGTGCTCGACTCGGTCGAGGATGCTGGTCGCTTCGCCGACCTCGTTGCCGGCTACATCGAGCTCACCGTTCCCGAGAAGCAGGGGCTGCTGGAAACGCTCAGCGTGGAAGAGCGGCTGCGTCGTGTGCTCGTGCATGTGCAGCGGCAGATCGGCCTGCTCGAGGCACAGGAGGACATCAAGAGTCAGGTCCAGGAGGAGCTGGGCGAGCGCCAGCGCGAGATGTTCCTGCGCGAGCAGCTCAAGGCCATTCAGAAGGAGCTGGGCGACGACGACACCGGCAAGGAGATCAGCGAGCTCCGCGAGAAGCTCAGCAAGCTGCTGCTGCCCAAGGAGGCGCGCGCCGAGGTGGAGCGCGAGCTCGGGCGTCTGGAGCGTGCCGGTCGCGAAAGCATGGAGGCGCAGGTCATCCGCACCTATCTCGAGTGGATCGCCGAGCTGCCGTGGAACACGCGCAGCGACGACCATCTCGAACTGGCGCGCGCCGGGGAGATCCTCGACGAGGATCACTACGGGCTCAAGGATGTGAAGGATCGCGTGCTCGAGTTCCTCGCCGTGCGGCAGCTGCGGGCACAGCAGGTGGCCGCCGAGGTCGCCACGACCGGTGAGTTCCCCGTGTCGAAGTTGAAGGGGGAAGCCACCGACGCCACGCCCACGCTTGGGAACGGCGAGGAAGACCGTCAGATCACCGATACCCGGGAAGCCAAGGCGCGCGCCATGGCCCGTGGTCCCATCCTGCTCTTCAACGGCCCGCCGGGGGTGGGCAAGACGTCCATTGCCAAGAGCATTGCCCGCGCCCTTGGCCGCGAGTACGTGCGCGTGGCGTTGGGTGGTGCGCGCGACGAGGCCGACATTCGCGGCCATCGGCGCACGTATGTGGGCGCCATGCCTGGCCGCATCATCCAGGGGATGAAGCAGGCCGGGACGCGCAATCCCGTTTTCCTGCTCGACGAGGTGGACAAGCTGGGGCAGTCGTATCAGGGCGACCCGTCGAGCGCACTGCTCGAGGTGCTTGACCCGGCGCAGAACGATTCCTTCACCGACCACTACCTCGGGGTGCCCTTCGACCTCAGCGAAGTGCTGTTCATCGCCACGTCAAATTTCATCCAGAACATCCCCGGTCCGCTGCTCGACCGCATGGAAGTGGTGGAATTCAGCGGCTACACCGAGCGCGAGAAGGCGGAGATCGCCAAGACCTACCTCGTGCCGCGTCAGCTGGAGGAATCGGGGCTGTCCAACCGTGAGCTCTCCTTCACCGACGACGCCATCATGAAGGTGATCAGCGAGTACACGCGCGAGAGCGGCGTGCGCCAGCTCGAGCGGCAGCTCGGGGCGGTGTCACGCAAGGTCGCGCGGCGTGTGGCCATGGGTGACACGGCCACCATCGACGACAAGGTGATCAGCGCCGGCGAAGTGCGCGAGCTGTTGGGCCGTCCCAAGGTGCACCCCGAGCGCGCCGCGGAGCACGACGAAGTGGGGATCTCCACCGGCATGTACTACACGCCCATGGGCGGCGACATCATGTTCGTGGAGGCAAGCATCCGCCGAGGCACTGCCCCGCAGACGCGCGACGACGATACCAACGTGGTGCGGGTGGGGCCCATCTCCCTCATCCTCACCGGTCAGCTTGGTGACGTGATGAAGGAAAGCGCGCGCGCCGCCCTCACCTATGCCACCAACAACGCCGAAGTGCTGGGCATTCCGGCGGAGCGCGTGGCGAGCGCCAGCGAAGCGCACATTCACGTGCCGGCCGGCGCGATTCCCAAGGATGGTCCCAGTGCAGGCATCGCCATCGCCACCGCACTGGTGAGCGAGATGTCGAATCGCAAGGTGCGGCGCGACGTGTCGATGACGGGCGAGATCACGCTGCGGGGCCGCGTGCTGCCGATTGGCGGAGTGAAGGAGAAGGTGCTGGGAGCGCATCGCGCCGGCATCACGGAAGTGATCGTGCCCAAGGCCAACGAAGCCGATCTCGAGGACGTGCCGGAGGAGGTGCGCCGGCAGCTCACGTTCCATTGTGTCGAAACGCTGCGCGACGTGCTGAAGATTGCGCTCGTGCAGGCGCCAGTGGCGGAGGATGTGGAGGAGCTCGTCGGGGTGTAA
- a CDS encoding ABC transporter ATP-binding protein yields the protein MTLRIENIGKTYPNGVRALSGISLTIPPGMFGLLGPNGAGKSSLMRTIATLQPPDGGSIHFRGIDVLHEPERLRAQLGYLPQEFGLYPNMPADAILDHFATLKGVVNPGERKELVSSLLQQVNLYEVRKKSVGGYSGGMKQRLGIAIALAGSPTLLIVDEPTAGLDPTERNRFLNLLADIGEDVVVILSTHIVEDVRDLCSQMAIINKGQVVVQGEPERIIDEVRGRIWRRTIPRAQAEDYKRQFQVISTRLAAGSTVLHVYAESNPGDGFVAVDPDLEDVYFHRLVEVSGGCVPVEA from the coding sequence ATGACCCTGCGCATCGAGAACATCGGCAAGACGTACCCGAACGGCGTGCGTGCCCTCAGCGGGATCTCGCTGACCATCCCGCCCGGCATGTTCGGGCTGCTCGGGCCGAACGGGGCGGGGAAGTCATCGCTCATGCGCACGATCGCCACGCTGCAGCCGCCGGACGGCGGCAGCATTCACTTTCGGGGCATCGATGTACTGCACGAACCTGAGCGCCTGCGCGCGCAGTTGGGATACCTGCCGCAGGAGTTCGGGCTGTATCCCAACATGCCGGCCGATGCCATTCTCGATCACTTCGCCACGCTGAAGGGCGTGGTGAACCCCGGCGAGCGGAAGGAGCTGGTGTCGTCGCTGCTGCAGCAGGTGAATCTGTACGAGGTGCGCAAGAAGAGTGTGGGCGGCTACTCCGGGGGCATGAAGCAGCGGCTGGGCATCGCCATCGCCTTGGCCGGCAGCCCCACGCTCCTTATCGTGGACGAACCCACGGCCGGGCTCGACCCCACGGAGCGCAATCGCTTTCTCAACCTGCTGGCGGACATCGGTGAAGACGTGGTGGTCATTCTGTCCACGCACATCGTGGAAGATGTGCGCGATCTCTGCTCGCAGATGGCCATCATCAACAAGGGACAGGTGGTGGTGCAGGGGGAGCCGGAGCGCATCATCGACGAGGTGCGCGGCCGCATCTGGCGTCGCACCATCCCGCGGGCACAGGCCGAGGACTACAAGCGGCAGTTTCAGGTGATCTCTACGCGTCTGGCGGCGGGCAGCACGGTACTGCACGTGTATGCGGAGTCGAACCCGGGCGACGGTTTCGTGGCGGTGGACCCGGATCTTGAGGATGTGTACTTCCATCGGCTGGTGGAGGTATCGGGCGGGTGCGTGCCGGTGGAGGCCTGA
- a CDS encoding porin: MLSLVAAMSLGAQSAPPSAPTSSPASRTDDERGSIDLAFGNDMRLSMGGYLQVDGRWASGPQSRAPDGLLLRRARLVFDASRADGWHVRLQPDFGQGRVLVQDAFVGWRDRGTTVRLGRFRPAYGTERMQSSSTLLFPERSIVNTLMPSRSMGAQVTHQLGHVTVAAGGFRTPIGSDIPVVDTDGDVRATNGVGYDLLGRANWRVVRGARYADVQGSLLAGQERGTAENPAVARLLSVGQLPLVVFRDGATEATTVIADGARGRWSLGGVLGTARTMLGVERAQQWQQLRFAAARQQVQATAWSLRAATAWGGVRNANQEITPQHRRGALELGVRAGQLQLDTPAGVPLLADGSRSLVRTAGAAVGWIPTVSTRLSVALDVTWPGFGGYTERVAVMRWQQGF; this comes from the coding sequence GTGCTCTCCCTCGTCGCGGCGATGTCACTGGGGGCGCAGTCAGCACCACCGTCAGCCCCCACGTCGTCGCCTGCGTCGCGCACCGACGACGAGCGTGGCAGCATCGACCTCGCGTTCGGCAACGACATGCGCCTGAGCATGGGGGGATACCTGCAAGTGGACGGGCGGTGGGCATCAGGGCCGCAATCACGGGCCCCTGACGGCCTGCTGCTGCGCCGCGCGCGCCTGGTCTTCGATGCCTCGCGTGCCGACGGGTGGCATGTTCGGTTGCAGCCCGACTTTGGCCAGGGGCGCGTCCTGGTGCAGGACGCCTTCGTGGGGTGGCGCGACCGGGGCACCACGGTGCGACTCGGGCGCTTTCGACCGGCCTACGGCACCGAGCGCATGCAGTCGTCGAGCACCCTGCTCTTTCCGGAGCGCAGTATCGTGAACACGCTCATGCCGAGTCGCAGCATGGGAGCGCAGGTCACGCACCAGCTGGGCCATGTGACCGTGGCCGCCGGCGGGTTTCGCACGCCGATCGGGTCGGACATTCCCGTGGTGGATACCGATGGCGATGTGCGCGCCACCAATGGTGTGGGCTACGATCTGCTGGGCCGTGCGAACTGGCGCGTGGTGCGTGGTGCACGGTATGCCGATGTGCAGGGCAGTCTGCTGGCGGGGCAGGAGCGGGGCACCGCCGAGAATCCCGCCGTTGCCCGTCTGCTGTCGGTCGGGCAGTTGCCGCTGGTGGTCTTTCGCGACGGCGCGACGGAGGCAACGACGGTCATTGCCGACGGCGCACGCGGTCGGTGGTCGCTGGGGGGCGTGCTGGGCACGGCGCGCACGATGCTGGGGGTGGAACGCGCGCAGCAATGGCAGCAGCTCCGCTTCGCGGCCGCGCGCCAGCAGGTGCAGGCCACGGCGTGGTCGCTGCGTGCCGCCACGGCCTGGGGCGGCGTGCGCAATGCCAATCAGGAGATCACGCCGCAGCACCGCCGTGGCGCGCTGGAATTGGGCGTGCGCGCCGGCCAGCTGCAGCTCGACACGCCGGCGGGCGTGCCTCTCCTGGCGGACGGGTCGCGCTCGCTGGTACGCACGGCTGGCGCAGCCGTGGGGTGGATTCCCACCGTGTCCACCCGGCTGAGTGTCGCCCTCGATGTCACGTGGCCCGGTTTCGGCGGCTACACCGAGCGCGTGGCCGTGATGCGCTGGCAGCAGGGGTTCTGA
- a CDS encoding BamA/TamA family outer membrane protein: MLHRSTGRTHVRPRIVRVLACLAAALAWLPLPLHAQYFGQNRVRWERFDVQVLRTAHFDIHFDKAAEPTVRETARKAERWYERLSSLLGHTFTERKPLVLYTNHPDFQQTTLSDTPLSEGTRGFAESLRDRLVMPLTGVGAENDHVLGHEIAHLFQFDMARQVRGGNGLMQLPLWFVEGMAEYVSLGSDDPNTAMWLRAALTAGELPGIDALTTDPRLFPYRYGHAFWAYLGGRFGDDALASFFLDAVAVGVRAGIVRTLGVPVEALENDWHAHILAAYGTLLEQRENIDVIGTPLSAAPERGGFALNPQLSPDGAWLTYIGRDALGQVDVRLRNMSTGRDVRSFGNLARDGHTDAIAFLYASGAWSPDSRQYVMVVTRAGDSELAILDAMRGTLLQRIRVPGVQSISAVSWSPDGRQLAIAGTSNGQGDLFLFDLAERRTQQLTNDAYTELHPAWAPNGRYIAVATDRHEETDLATLAYGRLRLALVDPVGGRMRALPDLGAGARMINPQWSGDSRSLYFIGDVDGVADVFRLDLARGAFDQLTQLRTGIAGITARSPALTVSPATNAVVVTVFDRDGYQMVALDRSRVESYQRLADDEAALTAPIMQSGGGILPPHTESPVPIVDAMLADGVSGLPGPTAGAATIARYRPRFGLEGLGLPAAGVAAGSSGAAVGGGLSVFWGDLLGRRRLGIAAQAQGRVQDVGGQVLYVNAVSRWNVFASLGRTPLPSAFNSVAPIRVRDASGNLRDATLVEQGIARTLVHEGTLGAQYPFSRTRRVEFAFTGTRLTQDFDVTQQVVDNVTGRVLDRRRSTGSAGDAIQYAQSSAAFVGDNAVFGPASPLDGWRYRAEVQQTVGRTQFTGVTVDGRWYQPLWRGALAFRAMHTGRYGRDDGQALLAPMFVGAGTLVRGYAAESLAERECGRSAFGPCPSFDGLLGSRMAVANVEYRLPINRLGVGGLAMEVAPFLDAGMAWRGGDALSLRPRALANADAVRRPVLSHGISARLNLGALIVEMFHARPVHRSGGGVFGLNLAPGW; this comes from the coding sequence ATGCTCCATCGATCGACTGGGCGCACCCATGTGCGACCGCGCATCGTTCGGGTGCTTGCGTGTCTGGCCGCAGCGCTGGCGTGGTTGCCGCTCCCACTCCACGCGCAGTACTTCGGACAGAATCGCGTGCGCTGGGAACGGTTCGACGTGCAGGTGCTGCGCACGGCGCACTTCGATATTCACTTCGACAAGGCCGCCGAGCCCACGGTGCGCGAAACGGCCCGCAAGGCGGAGCGGTGGTACGAGCGCCTGTCGTCGCTGCTCGGCCACACCTTCACCGAGCGCAAGCCGCTGGTGCTGTACACCAATCATCCCGACTTCCAGCAGACCACGCTGTCCGATACCCCGCTCAGCGAGGGGACGCGTGGCTTTGCCGAGTCGCTGCGTGACCGGCTGGTCATGCCGCTCACCGGCGTGGGCGCCGAGAACGACCATGTGCTGGGGCACGAGATCGCGCACCTCTTTCAGTTCGATATGGCGCGGCAGGTGCGTGGCGGCAACGGTCTGATGCAGCTGCCGCTCTGGTTCGTGGAAGGGATGGCCGAGTATGTATCGCTCGGCAGCGACGACCCCAACACCGCCATGTGGTTGCGTGCGGCGCTCACCGCCGGCGAGTTGCCGGGCATCGATGCACTCACGACGGATCCGCGGCTCTTTCCCTATCGCTACGGGCACGCCTTCTGGGCCTATCTGGGTGGGCGCTTTGGCGACGATGCGCTGGCGTCATTCTTTCTGGACGCGGTGGCGGTGGGAGTGCGCGCCGGCATCGTGCGCACGCTGGGCGTGCCGGTGGAAGCGCTGGAGAACGACTGGCACGCGCACATTCTCGCGGCGTACGGCACACTGCTGGAGCAGCGTGAGAACATCGATGTCATTGGCACCCCGCTGAGCGCGGCGCCGGAGCGCGGCGGTTTCGCCCTCAACCCCCAGCTGAGCCCCGATGGGGCATGGCTGACCTACATTGGTCGCGACGCACTTGGCCAGGTGGACGTGCGACTGCGCAACATGTCCACCGGGCGCGACGTGCGTTCCTTCGGGAACCTCGCCCGTGATGGCCATACCGATGCCATTGCCTTCCTGTATGCGTCGGGGGCGTGGTCCCCGGATTCGCGCCAGTACGTCATGGTGGTGACGCGCGCCGGCGATTCGGAGTTGGCGATTCTCGATGCCATGCGGGGGACGCTCCTGCAGCGCATTCGCGTACCGGGAGTCCAGTCCATCAGCGCCGTGTCCTGGTCGCCCGATGGACGACAGCTGGCCATTGCGGGTACGAGCAACGGGCAGGGCGATCTGTTCCTCTTCGATCTTGCCGAACGGCGCACGCAGCAACTCACCAACGACGCCTATACCGAGCTGCACCCGGCGTGGGCCCCAAACGGTCGGTACATCGCGGTGGCCACCGACCGGCACGAGGAGACCGATCTGGCAACGCTGGCGTATGGTCGGCTGAGGCTGGCGCTGGTGGATCCGGTGGGCGGGCGCATGCGCGCGCTCCCCGACCTTGGCGCAGGCGCGCGCATGATCAACCCGCAGTGGAGTGGCGACAGCCGTTCCCTGTACTTCATCGGCGACGTGGATGGGGTGGCCGATGTGTTTCGTCTCGACCTGGCTCGCGGAGCCTTCGATCAGCTCACGCAGTTGCGCACGGGGATCGCCGGCATCACGGCGCGTTCCCCGGCGCTCACGGTGTCACCGGCGACGAACGCCGTGGTGGTCACCGTATTCGATCGCGATGGCTACCAGATGGTCGCGCTCGACCGGAGCCGGGTGGAGAGCTACCAGCGGCTGGCCGACGACGAAGCGGCGCTGACCGCGCCGATCATGCAGAGTGGCGGCGGCATCCTGCCGCCGCACACGGAATCGCCGGTGCCCATCGTGGACGCCATGCTGGCCGATGGCGTGAGCGGCTTGCCGGGGCCCACGGCGGGTGCGGCCACGATCGCACGCTACCGGCCGCGCTTTGGCCTTGAAGGACTGGGGCTCCCGGCGGCCGGTGTGGCGGCCGGATCGAGCGGTGCCGCTGTGGGCGGCGGCCTGAGCGTCTTCTGGGGGGACCTGCTGGGACGCCGACGGCTGGGCATTGCCGCGCAGGCCCAGGGGCGCGTGCAGGACGTGGGCGGGCAGGTGTTGTACGTGAATGCCGTCTCGCGGTGGAACGTGTTTGCGTCGCTGGGACGCACGCCGCTCCCCTCGGCATTCAATAGCGTGGCACCGATCCGTGTGCGTGATGCCTCGGGGAACCTGCGCGACGCCACGCTGGTGGAGCAGGGGATTGCGCGCACCCTGGTGCACGAAGGGACACTGGGCGCGCAGTACCCGTTCTCCCGCACGCGGCGCGTGGAGTTTGCCTTCACGGGCACTCGGCTCACGCAGGATTTCGACGTGACCCAGCAGGTGGTGGACAACGTCACGGGGCGCGTGCTCGATCGGCGACGTTCGACGGGAAGTGCAGGTGACGCGATCCAGTACGCCCAGTCGAGTGCGGCCTTTGTGGGGGACAACGCGGTGTTCGGTCCGGCCTCGCCACTCGATGGCTGGCGCTACCGCGCCGAAGTGCAGCAGACGGTGGGGCGCACCCAATTCACCGGGGTGACGGTCGATGGCCGATGGTACCAGCCACTCTGGCGGGGCGCGCTGGCCTTCCGGGCCATGCACACCGGTCGCTACGGCCGTGACGATGGCCAGGCGTTGCTCGCCCCCATGTTCGTGGGCGCGGGCACACTGGTGCGCGGCTATGCGGCCGAATCGCTGGCGGAGCGCGAGTGCGGCCGGTCGGCGTTCGGGCCGTGTCCTTCGTTCGATGGGCTGCTGGGATCGCGCATGGCGGTGGCGAACGTGGAGTACCGGCTCCCCATCAACCGGCTGGGTGTTGGTGGGCTCGCCATGGAAGTGGCGCCATTCCTCGATGCGGGGATGGCATGGCGGGGCGGCGACGCGTTGTCGCTCCGGCCGCGGGCGCTGGCGAATGCCGACGCCGTTCGCCGACCAGTGCTGTCGCATGGTATCAGCGCCCGTCTCAATCTCGGAGCGCTCATCGTGGAGATGTTCCACGCGCGCCCCGTGCACCGCAGCGGTGGCGGTGTGTTCGGACTGAATCTGGCACCGGGGTGGTGA
- a CDS encoding prohibitin family protein, with product MRLFPSASRPVLGLLVALPVLTGCATIRQDEIGVKTSFGRISSGPLQPGAQFIIPGVNSVLRVPARVVNREVRLEMPSKEGLNVAAEVSILYRAKTENIRQILETSGTRYEEDVIIPVFRSSAADVSARYMAKDMHSGTRIGIEQAIRTQMMETLGPKGFVVENVLLKSIRLPADLARAIEEKLEAEQRSEQMRFVLDREKQEAERRTIEAQGIRDSWAIIAQGLTPSIISYQSIEAFRELARSPNAKVIVTDGRAPMLLTNEMNSMPTVTAPTTTMDPVAPRRIVRPTMPTTSTPRQP from the coding sequence ATGCGTCTGTTCCCGTCTGCCTCCCGCCCCGTGTTGGGGCTTCTGGTTGCCCTGCCGGTGCTGACCGGCTGCGCCACCATCCGTCAGGATGAAATCGGCGTGAAGACCTCGTTCGGCCGCATCTCCAGTGGCCCGCTGCAGCCGGGTGCCCAGTTCATCATCCCCGGCGTGAACTCGGTACTGCGTGTGCCGGCGCGCGTGGTGAACCGCGAAGTGCGTCTCGAGATGCCCTCCAAGGAAGGGTTGAACGTGGCGGCTGAGGTGTCCATCCTCTACCGCGCGAAGACGGAGAACATCCGGCAGATCCTCGAGACGAGCGGCACGCGCTACGAGGAAGACGTCATCATTCCGGTGTTCCGCTCCTCCGCGGCCGACGTATCGGCCCGCTACATGGCCAAGGACATGCACAGCGGCACCCGTATTGGCATCGAGCAGGCCATCCGCACGCAGATGATGGAGACGCTCGGGCCCAAGGGGTTCGTGGTGGAGAACGTGCTGCTCAAGAGCATCCGCCTGCCGGCAGATCTGGCGCGCGCCATCGAGGAGAAGCTCGAGGCCGAGCAGCGCTCGGAGCAGATGCGCTTCGTGCTCGATCGCGAGAAGCAGGAAGCCGAGCGTCGCACCATCGAGGCGCAGGGTATCCGCGATTCGTGGGCGATCATCGCGCAGGGGCTCACACCGTCGATCATTTCGTACCAGTCCATCGAGGCGTTCCGTGAACTGGCGCGCAGCCCCAACGCCAAGGTCATCGTCACGGATGGCCGGGCACCGATGCTGCTCACGAACGAGATGAACAGCATGCCCACCGTGACGGCCCCGACCACGACGATGGACCCGGTCGCGCCGCGCCGCATCGTGCGTCCCACCATGCCGACCACGTCCACGCCGCGCCAGCCGTAA